Proteins found in one Flavobacterium channae genomic segment:
- a CDS encoding DegT/DnrJ/EryC1/StrS family aminotransferase, translating to MSTISKIWLSSPHMGGGEQKYVQETFDTNWVAPLGPNVSGFEQDLERYLGASVAVAALSSGTAALHLGLILLGVKAGDDVICQSMTFSASANPIAYLGATPVFIDSEMDTWNMCPIALEEALVDRISKGKKPKAIIVVHLYGMPAKMDAIQAIATKYDIPILEDSAEALGSSYKNQKCGTFGAMGVLSFNGNKIITTSGGGALVTHYKEQKEKAVFLATQARDNAPHYQHSEIGYNYRMSNICAGIGRGQMEVLDAHVQLRRAMHGFYSDFFKSVAGVTVLTEPTTDYVSNHWLTAITIDEAVVGKSVEELRLVLEAAQIESRPLWKPMHLQPVFAACPYYGTTVASDLFAQGLCLPSGSNLTDADRARILQVLVSFFEG from the coding sequence ATGTCCACTATTTCAAAAATATGGCTGTCTTCTCCCCATATGGGAGGGGGCGAGCAAAAGTATGTTCAAGAAACTTTTGATACGAATTGGGTTGCGCCTTTAGGTCCTAATGTTTCGGGATTTGAACAAGATTTAGAGCGTTATTTAGGTGCGTCTGTAGCTGTTGCGGCATTGAGTTCGGGTACTGCGGCTTTGCATTTGGGATTAATTTTATTAGGTGTAAAAGCAGGAGATGATGTAATATGTCAGAGTATGACTTTTTCGGCATCGGCTAATCCAATTGCCTATTTGGGAGCCACTCCCGTTTTTATTGATAGTGAAATGGATACGTGGAATATGTGTCCGATTGCTTTAGAAGAGGCACTAGTAGATAGGATTTCAAAAGGTAAAAAACCCAAAGCTATTATTGTAGTGCATCTTTACGGAATGCCTGCAAAAATGGATGCGATACAAGCTATTGCCACAAAATATGACATTCCAATTTTAGAAGATAGTGCGGAAGCCTTAGGGAGTTCTTACAAAAATCAAAAATGTGGCACTTTTGGAGCTATGGGGGTGTTGTCTTTTAATGGGAATAAAATAATCACTACATCGGGTGGAGGTGCATTAGTTACTCATTACAAAGAACAAAAAGAAAAAGCGGTATTTTTAGCTACACAAGCACGTGATAATGCACCTCATTATCAACATTCGGAAATAGGTTATAATTACAGAATGAGTAATATATGTGCCGGAATTGGTCGTGGTCAAATGGAGGTTTTGGATGCGCACGTACAATTACGACGTGCGATGCATGGTTTTTATAGTGATTTTTTTAAATCAGTAGCGGGTGTTACTGTGCTTACAGAACCGACTACTGATTATGTATCTAATCATTGGTTGACGGCAATTACTATTGATGAAGCAGTAGTGGGTAAGTCGGTAGAAGAATTGCGATTGGTATTGGAGGCTGCTCAGATTGAGTCTCGTCCTTTGTGGAAGCCCATGCATTTACAGCCGGTGTTTGCTGCTTGTCCGTATTATGGTACAACTGTAGCGAGTGATTTGTTTGCTCAGGGGTTGTGTTTGCCTTCGGGTTCTAATCTTACTGATGCGGATCGTGCTCGTATTTTGCAGGTGTTGGTTTCTTTTTTTGAGGGGTGA
- a CDS encoding sugar transferase, producing the protein MLLKRLFDLFFSLLLIITLSPVLVLGYVLVSIDTLSNGLFTQKRIGQYGVPFTIYKLKTIRSKTKKISPLGKLFRKSKIDELPQLFNVLFGTMSFVGPRPDIPGYYDKLEGDYRKILALKPGITCEASIKYADEELILEKQENPLQYNDAVIFPDKVQMNLTYYHTRTFLGDLIILLKTILGSF; encoded by the coding sequence TTGTTACTCAAAAGACTTTTTGACCTATTTTTTTCTTTACTACTTATTATTACATTAAGTCCAGTTTTGGTATTGGGATATGTTTTGGTGAGTATAGATACTTTGTCAAATGGTCTTTTTACTCAAAAAAGAATAGGGCAATATGGGGTGCCGTTTACCATTTATAAACTAAAAACCATTCGTTCTAAAACAAAAAAGATATCCCCATTAGGGAAATTGTTTCGAAAGTCAAAAATTGATGAATTGCCACAGCTGTTCAATGTGTTATTTGGTACTATGTCGTTTGTAGGTCCACGTCCTGATATTCCGGGTTATTATGACAAATTAGAGGGAGATTACAGAAAAATATTAGCGTTAAAACCCGGCATTACTTGTGAGGCTAGTATTAAATATGCCGATGAGGAATTGATTTTAGAAAAACAAGAAAATCCATTGCAATATAATGATGCGGTTATCTTTCCAGATAAAGTTCAGATGAATCTGACGTATTATCACACCCGAACTTTTTTAGGTGATTTAATTATTTTATTAAAAACGATTCTTGGGAGTTTTTGA
- a CDS encoding polysaccharide biosynthesis protein, giving the protein MAWFSISSFSNGGSFVRWVQRRFSNLGYLPRWIIICIDVCIVSLASYLTYIVVSNLTLKFYLTYTPLFRYSIVVLVHGIFFLLYRTYAGIIRHSSFFDALKLFFSTFSGFVLLVVFNYVHYFLTGDKVYLMPALIVHTLFTFLMLFSFRVLVKLFFEHYLSGVISSSLPKLLIYGSDSQAVALAHALLLEQPRKYQLIGFVGDKQLRMKQEMLGLPIFSRKQSLRELVSNYEVNALLLADKHLSKTKKIKIVKTCLALDCKVLTAPVINEWGDSKEITKSIKSFKIQDLLERKPIVLDNQEIQQQVSGKVILITGAAGSIGSEIAHQLLSYNPKEILLLDQAESPLHHLCLELSKITSTCVLTPLLVDVRDAALVAHIFSRYQPQLVYHAAAYKHVPLMEDTPYQAIMTNCMGTKHVADMAIRYQAERFVMVSTDKAVNPSNVMGASKRIAEIYVQTLFMATQSKQPSVTKFITTRFGNVLGSNGSVVPLFTKQIEAGGPITLTHPDIIRYFMTIPEACQLVLEAGAMGNGGEIFIFDMGKPVRILDLATKMIRLAGLIPEQDIAIQITGLRPGEKLYEELLYDTSKVLPTHHAKILIAQDLSGYDYVAFNSLMENLCAHTVAFDYEQAVRLMKQMVPEFKSQNSVFERLDG; this is encoded by the coding sequence ATGGCATGGTTTTCAATTTCTTCGTTTTCAAATGGTGGTAGTTTCGTTAGATGGGTACAACGTCGATTTTCTAATTTGGGGTATTTGCCCCGTTGGATTATCATTTGCATTGATGTGTGTATAGTTTCTTTGGCTAGTTATTTGACGTATATAGTAGTTTCTAATTTGACTTTAAAGTTTTATCTTACTTACACTCCTTTGTTCCGATATTCGATAGTTGTTTTAGTTCATGGGATCTTTTTTCTGCTCTATCGCACGTATGCTGGGATTATTCGTCATTCTAGTTTTTTTGATGCGCTAAAGTTGTTTTTTTCTACATTTTCTGGCTTTGTATTATTAGTAGTTTTTAATTATGTGCATTATTTTTTGACGGGAGATAAAGTTTATTTGATGCCGGCATTGATTGTTCATACTTTGTTTACTTTTTTGATGCTATTTTCTTTTCGTGTATTAGTTAAATTGTTTTTTGAGCATTATTTATCGGGTGTTATTTCATCTAGTTTGCCTAAATTGCTTATTTACGGATCGGATTCACAGGCAGTAGCATTAGCACATGCTTTGCTTTTAGAACAACCTAGGAAATACCAATTGATTGGTTTTGTGGGAGATAAGCAATTGCGTATGAAGCAAGAGATGTTGGGTTTGCCTATTTTTAGTAGAAAGCAATCTTTGAGAGAGTTGGTTTCGAATTATGAAGTTAATGCTTTGTTGTTAGCTGATAAGCATTTGAGTAAAACCAAAAAAATAAAAATTGTAAAGACGTGTTTGGCATTAGACTGTAAGGTTTTGACAGCCCCCGTAATTAATGAATGGGGTGATTCTAAGGAAATTACTAAGTCGATTAAGTCATTTAAAATACAAGATTTGTTAGAACGTAAGCCGATTGTATTGGATAATCAAGAAATTCAGCAACAGGTTTCGGGAAAAGTAATTTTGATTACTGGGGCGGCTGGATCAATTGGTTCCGAGATTGCTCATCAATTGTTGTCTTATAATCCTAAGGAAATTTTATTATTGGATCAGGCTGAAAGTCCCTTACATCATTTGTGTTTGGAACTTTCAAAAATAACTTCTACTTGTGTGTTAACCCCTTTATTGGTAGATGTGCGTGATGCGGCTTTGGTTGCCCATATTTTTTCACGTTATCAGCCACAATTGGTTTATCATGCTGCGGCTTATAAACATGTTCCGTTGATGGAAGATACGCCCTATCAGGCAATAATGACGAATTGTATGGGAACGAAGCATGTTGCTGATATGGCTATTCGTTATCAGGCAGAGCGTTTTGTAATGGTTTCTACTGATAAGGCTGTAAATCCAAGTAATGTTATGGGGGCCAGTAAACGTATTGCTGAGATTTATGTACAAACGTTGTTTATGGCTACTCAATCGAAACAACCTTCTGTTACCAAGTTTATTACTACCCGATTTGGCAATGTATTGGGTTCTAATGGTTCTGTGGTTCCTTTGTTTACCAAACAAATTGAGGCTGGTGGCCCCATTACTTTGACGCATCCCGATATTATTCGTTATTTTATGACCATTCCTGAAGCTTGTCAGTTGGTTTTAGAAGCTGGAGCTATGGGTAATGGAGGTGAAATTTTTATTTTTGATATGGGTAAACCGGTTCGCATTTTGGATTTGGCTACAAAGATGATTCGATTAGCGGGTTTGATTCCGGAACAAGACATTGCTATACAGATTACGGGTTTACGTCCTGGAGAAAAGTTGTATGAAGAATTGTTATATGATACCTCTAAGGTTTTGCCTACGCATCATGCTAAGATTTTGATTGCACAGGATCTGAGTGGTTATGACTATGTTGCTTTTAATTCTCTTATGGAAAATTTATGTGCTCACACGGTTGCTTTTGACTATGAGCAAGCCGTTCGCTTGATGAAACAAATGGTGCCTGAGTTTAAAAGTCAGAATTCTGTTTTTGAGCGACTAGATGGTTAA
- a CDS encoding sugar transferase, translating to MYKNYFKRLFDFTAALVGLLLLSPLFILVTLGLFIANQGKPFFFQIRPGKNEKLFRIVKFKTMNDKKDVTGDLLPDAQRLTKIGNFVRKTSLDEIPQLLNVLKGDMSLIGPRPLLPEYLPLYNEVQKRRHEVRPGITGWAQVNGRNAISWEQKFEYDVWYVNHISLWLDIKILFLTVKKVFVREGISQDGQATMEYFKGN from the coding sequence ATGTATAAAAATTATTTTAAACGCCTATTTGATTTTACAGCTGCCTTAGTTGGTTTGTTACTGCTAAGTCCATTATTTATATTGGTTACGCTTGGTTTGTTTATTGCCAACCAAGGGAAGCCATTTTTCTTTCAAATTCGTCCCGGTAAAAATGAAAAATTGTTTCGAATTGTGAAGTTTAAGACGATGAACGACAAAAAAGATGTAACTGGTGATTTGTTACCCGATGCTCAAAGATTGACTAAAATTGGTAACTTTGTCAGGAAAACATCTTTGGACGAAATTCCGCAATTGCTTAATGTGTTGAAAGGCGATATGTCTTTAATTGGTCCGAGGCCTTTGTTGCCGGAGTATTTACCGTTATATAACGAAGTTCAAAAAAGAAGGCACGAAGTTCGACCAGGAATAACGGGTTGGGCGCAAGTCAATGGACGAAATGCTATTAGTTGGGAACAAAAATTTGAATATGATGTTTGGTATGTCAACCATATCAGTTTGTGGTTAGATATAAAAATTTTATTTTTAACTGTTAAAAAAGTGTTTGTTCGCGAAGGGATTTCGCAAGACGGACAAGCTACTATGGAATATTTTAAAGGGAATTGA
- a CDS encoding acetyltransferase has product MKNIAIFGAGGFGREVKTIIDAINKQTPNTYNFIGFYDDGIKKDTIVNGFPVLGGVEDFNKVISNLELVIAIGDSAVKKKIIEKIDNKFISFPSLIHPKVSISSDDVKLGKGCIICEGTIITCNIIIGNFVVFNLMCTVGHDTVIEDFCAFMPAVNISGEVVVRESVYVGTGVKIINLLEIGKNTIVGAGAVVSKSLPANCTAVGIPAKPIKFHNS; this is encoded by the coding sequence ATGAAAAACATAGCTATTTTTGGAGCTGGAGGTTTTGGGAGAGAGGTAAAAACGATTATTGATGCTATCAATAAACAAACTCCAAATACGTATAATTTTATTGGATTTTATGATGACGGTATCAAGAAAGATACTATCGTAAATGGTTTTCCTGTTCTGGGAGGAGTAGAGGATTTTAATAAAGTTATATCTAATTTAGAATTGGTAATTGCAATAGGGGATTCTGCGGTAAAGAAAAAAATAATTGAAAAAATTGACAATAAATTTATTTCATTTCCTTCTCTAATACATCCTAAAGTTTCAATTTCGTCAGATGATGTTAAATTGGGCAAAGGATGTATAATATGTGAAGGTACTATTATTACATGTAATATTATTATAGGGAATTTTGTGGTTTTTAATTTGATGTGTACTGTGGGGCATGATACTGTAATTGAGGATTTTTGTGCTTTTATGCCTGCTGTTAATATCTCTGGAGAAGTTGTTGTTAGAGAATCTGTTTATGTAGGAACAGGAGTCAAAATCATCAATTTATTAGAAATAGGAAAAAACACTATAGTAGGTGCGGGAGCAGTAGTCTCAAAATCTTTGCCTGCAAATTGCACAGCAGTAGGGATTCCTGCAAAACCAATAAAATTTCATAATTCATAA